One Paraburkholderia agricolaris DNA segment encodes these proteins:
- a CDS encoding tetrahydrofolate dehydrogenase/cyclohydrolase catalytic domain-containing protein: MTALKLDGKALSQQIERDLTQRVSALVKTQQGRIPVLATILVGDDPSSAIYVRMKRNACQRVGMDSRPVVLPKETTTQQLLDEIDRLNADADVRGILLQHPVPSQIDERRCFDRIAIEKDVDGVTSHGFGLMALGERAFGSATPAGIMRLLHHYQIDVAGKSAVVVGRSPILGKPMAMMLSNANATVTICHSKTVDLSEVVRRADIVVGAVGKPEFIRADWIRDGAIVIDAGYHAGGIGDIELRGVISRALAYTPVPGGVGPMTIAALISHTVEATEASVKAS, from the coding sequence ATGACTGCACTAAAACTGGACGGAAAAGCGCTCTCGCAGCAAATCGAGCGCGATCTTACGCAGCGCGTTTCAGCGCTAGTCAAGACGCAGCAAGGACGTATCCCGGTCCTCGCCACCATCCTGGTCGGTGACGATCCATCGTCAGCCATCTACGTTCGGATGAAACGCAATGCGTGTCAGCGGGTTGGAATGGATTCGCGTCCCGTTGTGCTGCCGAAGGAAACAACAACGCAACAGCTTCTCGACGAAATTGATCGTCTCAACGCTGACGCGGACGTACGTGGCATTCTTTTGCAGCATCCGGTGCCGAGCCAGATCGACGAAAGGCGCTGTTTTGACCGAATCGCGATCGAGAAAGACGTTGACGGTGTCACGAGTCACGGCTTCGGGCTTATGGCGCTGGGTGAGCGTGCTTTCGGCTCGGCCACCCCTGCCGGCATTATGCGTCTCCTGCATCATTATCAGATTGACGTCGCCGGCAAATCTGCCGTGGTCGTAGGCCGAAGTCCCATTTTAGGTAAGCCGATGGCGATGATGCTGTCCAATGCGAACGCAACGGTCACCATCTGCCACTCGAAGACCGTGGATTTGTCAGAAGTCGTCCGCCGCGCCGATATCGTCGTCGGTGCGGTGGGAAAGCCGGAATTCATCCGTGCGGACTGGATCAGGGATGGAGCCATTGTCATAGACGCCGGATACCACGCCGGCGGCATTGGCGATATTGAGCTTCGCGGAGTGATTTCGCGGGCTCTCGCTTATACCCCGGTGCCTGGCGGCGTGGGTCCAATGACGATCGCGGCACTTATTTCTCACACCGTGGAAGCGACGGAGGCGAGCGTCAAAGCAAGTTAG
- a CDS encoding IclR family transcriptional regulator: protein MNKGIQSIELGFLLLDALLEAGEPTPMSRLAASAGMTTSKARAYLISLMKTGLVTQVGEAGPYELGPSAIRLGMEALRRVDAMQTARRVMAELDQTTHLPAVLTMWNGNDATIVAQNEGLRDFPVDFRVGRALSALTRTAAGRVFIAYLPQAWTAAQVRRELAGNPRHDDTRHITARYLKEQIALVRENGMAVVDGFRVSPGILLDGYSAIAVPVVDQVQRRCFAVSIIFNRDSDAAQRAAYLSAAQQALSHTVPAFPLTA, encoded by the coding sequence ATGAATAAAGGCATACAGTCGATCGAGCTGGGTTTTCTGCTGCTGGACGCCTTGCTCGAAGCCGGCGAGCCGACGCCGATGAGCCGTCTCGCGGCGAGCGCCGGGATGACGACGAGCAAGGCACGCGCTTACCTGATCAGCCTGATGAAGACCGGCCTCGTGACGCAGGTCGGCGAGGCGGGGCCCTATGAGCTTGGACCATCGGCCATCCGCCTGGGGATGGAAGCGCTGCGTCGCGTCGATGCGATGCAGACGGCGCGGCGCGTGATGGCCGAACTCGATCAGACGACGCATTTGCCGGCCGTCCTGACGATGTGGAACGGCAACGATGCCACGATCGTCGCGCAGAACGAAGGGCTGCGCGATTTCCCCGTCGATTTCCGGGTGGGGCGGGCGCTTTCCGCGTTGACCCGTACGGCAGCCGGCCGGGTTTTCATCGCTTATCTGCCGCAGGCCTGGACCGCGGCGCAGGTGCGGCGCGAGCTTGCCGGGAATCCGCGGCATGACGATACGCGTCACATCACCGCGCGCTATCTGAAAGAGCAGATCGCGTTGGTGCGAGAGAACGGCATGGCCGTCGTGGACGGGTTTCGCGTTTCCCCCGGCATCCTCCTCGACGGCTACTCCGCGATCGCCGTGCCGGTCGTCGATCAGGTCCAGCGGCGCTGCTTCGCCGTATCGATCATCTTCAATCGCGACAGCGATGCGGCGCAGCGCGCAGCGTACCTGTCCGCTGCGCAACAGGCACTGAGCCATACCGTGCCGGCCTTTCCCTTGACCGCCTGA
- a CDS encoding DeoR/GlpR family DNA-binding transcription regulator, protein MLSTQRQSEIMRLVRVHKTCSIAELAKILAVSDETIRRNVKRLLADGLVLKVHGGIMLPGHLEDPPFQQRMLENAEAKQIIAARVGQLIQDGETLILDGGSTCVHVAHALCQRSRLTVVTNSAEIARILAPRNENRVFMTGGELRTDDSSAFGESALSFIRQFRVRYGIVSVSSVTAQGLFMDSQLCDAELSRTVLEQAEQRVVLADHAKFGRSALVNAFGPDSVDLLITDRAPAPALMRIFAQTNLEVSWGDSDEL, encoded by the coding sequence ATGCTCTCAACTCAACGACAGTCCGAAATCATGCGCCTCGTGCGTGTGCACAAGACGTGCTCGATCGCAGAACTCGCGAAGATCCTTGCTGTTTCCGATGAAACGATTCGACGCAACGTGAAGCGCTTGCTTGCGGATGGACTGGTACTCAAGGTGCATGGCGGAATAATGCTTCCGGGGCATCTGGAAGATCCTCCGTTTCAGCAACGCATGCTCGAGAATGCCGAAGCCAAGCAGATTATTGCCGCACGTGTCGGACAGCTCATCCAGGACGGTGAAACGCTAATCCTCGACGGAGGGAGCACCTGTGTGCACGTGGCACACGCGTTATGTCAGCGCAGCCGCCTGACGGTGGTCACCAATTCAGCGGAGATCGCCCGCATCCTGGCCCCGCGCAATGAGAATCGCGTGTTCATGACCGGTGGTGAATTGCGCACCGACGACTCCTCTGCATTCGGCGAATCTGCACTTTCGTTTATTCGCCAATTTCGAGTTCGCTACGGAATCGTCTCGGTTTCATCGGTCACCGCGCAGGGCCTGTTCATGGATTCGCAACTGTGCGATGCAGAGCTTTCGCGGACCGTTCTGGAACAGGCGGAACAACGGGTCGTACTGGCGGATCACGCCAAATTCGGTCGAAGCGCGCTGGTTAACGCGTTCGGGCCAGATTCGGTCGATTTGCTAATCACGGACCGTGCACCTGCACCAGCGCTTATGCGGATATTCGCTCAAACTAATCTCGAGGTCAGTTGGGGAGACTCGGACGAGCTGTGA
- a CDS encoding helix-turn-helix transcriptional regulator, which produces MDVRTIDIHREPASSCVSVAIDLIGRMGEPGYARQLTDSLSQVVRFAHLCILSFSRLTPPDLLGTGSTLSPACAEDTAYIYLGGHYNADPTGQLRAANVDSGRQLYIQRQRAEDIANADYRMSCYEKPGIVDRLSLLQHFGPDNWIAVNLYRDSSQGHFDSSEYARLITVAPIVTASADKHRQLVTSNPHIPANSLLEYAAVAPTIEQRLAAIGPMLSAREFEVCSRILLGLSAKEIARQLGIAPNTVAEHRKNAYAKLAVRNHKQLFARFSL; this is translated from the coding sequence ATGGATGTGCGAACCATTGATATTCACCGGGAGCCGGCTTCCTCGTGCGTTTCCGTCGCCATCGATCTGATCGGGCGCATGGGCGAACCGGGCTACGCCAGGCAGTTGACGGATTCGCTGTCGCAAGTGGTCAGGTTTGCCCACCTGTGCATCCTGTCTTTTTCAAGGCTGACGCCTCCCGACCTGCTGGGCACCGGCAGTACGCTTTCGCCGGCCTGTGCGGAAGACACGGCCTATATCTATCTGGGCGGCCACTACAACGCCGACCCCACTGGGCAGTTGCGCGCCGCGAACGTCGACTCGGGCAGGCAACTCTATATCCAGAGACAACGGGCCGAAGATATTGCGAACGCGGATTACCGGATGTCATGCTACGAAAAACCGGGCATCGTCGATCGCCTGTCCCTGCTCCAGCACTTCGGTCCCGACAACTGGATCGCGGTCAATCTCTATCGCGATTCGAGCCAGGGGCATTTCGACAGCTCCGAATACGCGCGGCTCATCACGGTGGCACCGATCGTGACCGCCAGTGCGGACAAGCATCGGCAGCTCGTCACAAGCAACCCGCACATCCCCGCTAACAGCTTGCTGGAGTATGCCGCTGTCGCGCCGACCATCGAACAGCGTCTTGCCGCAATCGGCCCAATGCTGAGCGCGCGCGAATTCGAGGTCTGCAGCCGGATTCTGCTTGGTCTGAGTGCAAAGGAAATAGCCCGGCAACTCGGCATCGCGCCGAACACCGTGGCGGAGCATCGCAAGAATGCCTATGCGAAGCTGGCCGTTCGCAACCACAAGCAACTGTTCGCGCGATTTTCATTGTGA
- a CDS encoding MFS transporter: MNIALSDEGSESRQDREDRLYRKITLRIVPFLFICYLVSFLDRINIGFAHLEMTRDLRISEAAYGLGAGIFFIGYVLFEVPSNLLLAKIGARRTFCRIMACWGIVSACTMFVQTAWQLNVLRFLLGAFEAGFFPGIVLYLTYWFPPRRRATVVSWFFAGAALAGMLGGPLSGWIMHGMAGAHGLRGWQWMFLLEGIPAALLGVVAFFLLVDRPEQVSWLTDDENSALRQALSAEQQEKRAVSAASVFDAFRSVRLYWCAFIYFALACGSYAISLWLPVMLREAGVKDVLMIGMYSAIPYGIGALGIVLISMHSDRRAERRLHFTVCSLAGSAALMVVAAFGASLGVAGTLATLSIAVVFIYAAIPIFWSMPPMFLSGKAAAAGIALVSSLGSLGGFASPWLIGLIATRTGRLGDGLYVMAALMIVSGLSVLIALPHATRLRKALA; the protein is encoded by the coding sequence GTGAACATCGCTCTATCGGATGAAGGAAGCGAAAGCCGGCAAGACCGTGAGGATCGGCTGTACCGCAAGATCACGCTGCGGATCGTGCCATTTCTGTTCATTTGCTACCTTGTTTCATTCCTCGACCGGATCAACATCGGCTTTGCCCATCTCGAGATGACGCGCGACCTGCGCATCAGCGAGGCAGCGTACGGTCTCGGCGCGGGGATCTTCTTCATCGGCTATGTGCTGTTCGAAGTACCCAGCAATCTGTTGCTGGCAAAAATCGGCGCAAGGCGGACGTTCTGCCGGATCATGGCGTGCTGGGGCATCGTGTCGGCTTGCACGATGTTCGTTCAGACCGCGTGGCAACTCAACGTACTGCGATTTCTGCTCGGGGCATTCGAGGCCGGTTTCTTCCCGGGGATCGTCCTGTACCTCACGTACTGGTTTCCGCCGAGGCGCCGCGCTACGGTCGTCTCATGGTTCTTCGCCGGTGCGGCGCTGGCCGGCATGCTGGGTGGCCCACTTTCCGGCTGGATCATGCACGGCATGGCGGGTGCGCACGGCCTGCGCGGCTGGCAATGGATGTTCCTGCTCGAAGGCATACCGGCCGCACTGTTGGGCGTGGTGGCCTTCTTTCTCCTCGTCGACCGCCCGGAGCAGGTGAGTTGGCTCACTGACGACGAAAACTCGGCGCTGCGGCAGGCGTTGTCAGCCGAGCAGCAGGAAAAGCGCGCGGTTTCCGCCGCTTCGGTGTTCGACGCCTTTCGCAGCGTGCGTCTCTACTGGTGCGCCTTCATCTATTTTGCGCTCGCCTGCGGTTCCTACGCGATCAGTCTCTGGCTTCCCGTGATGCTCAGGGAGGCCGGCGTCAAGGACGTGCTGATGATCGGGATGTACAGCGCCATTCCGTACGGTATCGGCGCGCTCGGTATCGTGCTGATATCGATGCACTCGGATCGCCGGGCGGAGCGGCGTTTGCACTTCACCGTGTGCTCGCTCGCCGGCTCGGCCGCGTTGATGGTCGTTGCGGCCTTCGGCGCCAGCCTGGGTGTGGCCGGGACGCTGGCCACGCTCAGCATTGCGGTCGTGTTCATCTATGCGGCGATTCCGATCTTCTGGTCGATGCCACCGATGTTTCTGTCCGGGAAGGCTGCTGCCGCAGGCATTGCCCTGGTGAGCAGTCTTGGTTCGCTGGGCGGCTTCGCGAGCCCATGGCTGATCGGGCTGATCGCGACCCGCACGGGGCGGCTGGGAGACGGTCTGTATGTGATGGCGGCGCTGATGATCGTCAGCGGGTTGTCGGTGCTGATTGCGCTGCCGCACGCAACGCGGCTCCGGAAGGCGCTGGCCTGA
- a CDS encoding aromatic ring-opening dioxygenase subunit LigA yields the protein MSLYALQKAIYEVNRDVNAMTRYRANPPVFAEGYELTVEEAAALSEPDIGLLYILGVNGQLLMHFAAACGYEWNAYIDAMKHGLEVHGPVREGLYAKKGVRR from the coding sequence ATGAGCCTCTACGCGCTGCAGAAAGCGATCTACGAGGTCAACCGCGACGTCAACGCGATGACACGCTACCGCGCAAACCCACCTGTATTTGCCGAGGGTTACGAACTGACAGTGGAAGAGGCGGCGGCGTTGAGCGAGCCGGATATCGGTTTGCTGTACATACTGGGAGTAAACGGTCAACTGCTGATGCACTTTGCTGCGGCCTGTGGCTACGAGTGGAATGCGTATATCGACGCAATGAAACACGGTCTCGAGGTACACGGCCCGGTCCGCGAAGGACTATACGCAAAGAAAGGAGTACGGCGATGA
- a CDS encoding helix-turn-helix transcriptional regulator — protein MRSWTTRARAVDARLSIEVIESLTRSLGTPACTRTILDALNRFATVDHCALFVRLRDNDLRMLATESRVSRSNAARAAMHYMSEMHLYDAGNDASIAIRETGCESVHLRYRTREEVTNARYRSACYEHVGIEDRLTMSNQHAGGTATLLHCYRDQSTGRFSDAELEALTQVAPLFLAFAQAHARFTIPRDIPISRWRESLDHNAGVALSSRELDVCSSLLSGRTLADTGQKLGISINTVITYSRRAYAKLGVGSVRELHDRLIRAGETACA, from the coding sequence ATGCGTAGCTGGACCACCCGGGCGCGTGCTGTCGACGCGCGCCTGTCGATCGAGGTGATCGAATCGTTGACGCGCTCGCTCGGCACGCCTGCCTGCACGCGCACGATACTCGATGCGTTGAACCGGTTTGCGACGGTCGATCATTGCGCTTTATTCGTTCGACTGCGCGACAACGATCTACGCATGCTCGCCACCGAGAGCCGCGTATCGCGTTCGAACGCGGCCCGCGCGGCAATGCATTACATGAGCGAAATGCATCTGTACGACGCAGGCAACGACGCGTCGATTGCGATTCGCGAGACTGGCTGCGAATCGGTTCATCTCCGGTACCGGACGCGCGAAGAGGTGACCAACGCGCGTTATCGTTCGGCGTGCTACGAGCACGTTGGCATCGAGGACCGGCTCACGATGTCGAATCAGCATGCGGGCGGTACGGCAACGTTGCTCCACTGCTATCGCGACCAGAGCACCGGGCGATTTTCCGACGCGGAGCTCGAAGCGCTTACGCAGGTCGCGCCGCTCTTCCTCGCGTTCGCGCAGGCGCACGCCAGATTCACGATCCCCCGCGATATCCCGATCTCGCGCTGGCGGGAATCGCTCGACCATAACGCCGGCGTGGCGCTGTCGTCGCGCGAACTGGACGTCTGTTCGAGTCTGCTGAGCGGCCGCACGCTGGCGGACACCGGCCAGAAGCTCGGCATCAGCATCAACACGGTCATTACCTACAGCCGCAGGGCGTACGCCAAGCTCGGCGTGGGGTCCGTCCGGGAACTGCACGACCGCTTGATTCGGGCCGGCGAAACGGCCTGCGCCTGA
- a CDS encoding glutathione S-transferase family protein, protein MQQAASTVFPPKLTLYYSPKACSLASHIALEESRLPYEAVSVDIRAGENVGPDYLKINPGGIVPALVAGDAVITESQAILAYIADLAPESGLIPRPGTRVRAKAHEWMNWISSSLHVTYRSIFRPQAYAGESPDAIAAVREHAGKKLAKMLVEIERRLGDAPYGLGEDFSVVDAYLFVFYLWSFDERIQAELPERPRYAALAARVWARDAVRVAVTRERAVRAYELPPQFASDPVTEE, encoded by the coding sequence ATGCAACAAGCTGCCTCAACCGTGTTTCCGCCGAAGCTGACGCTCTACTACAGTCCCAAGGCCTGTTCGCTGGCTTCACACATTGCGCTTGAAGAATCGCGACTGCCTTATGAAGCGGTATCCGTCGATATCCGCGCTGGCGAGAACGTCGGCCCGGACTATCTGAAGATCAACCCGGGCGGCATCGTGCCGGCGCTCGTTGCGGGAGACGCTGTAATTACCGAGTCGCAGGCCATTCTGGCGTATATCGCTGACCTCGCCCCGGAGAGCGGGCTCATACCTCGTCCCGGCACCCGTGTTCGAGCAAAGGCGCACGAGTGGATGAACTGGATTTCCAGCAGCCTGCACGTCACGTATCGATCGATCTTCAGACCCCAGGCTTATGCGGGCGAGAGCCCGGATGCGATTGCCGCGGTGCGGGAGCACGCAGGAAAGAAGCTGGCGAAGATGCTCGTCGAGATCGAGAGGCGATTGGGCGATGCGCCCTATGGGCTCGGCGAGGACTTCTCGGTGGTCGACGCTTACCTGTTCGTGTTCTATCTGTGGAGCTTCGACGAGCGAATCCAGGCGGAGCTGCCGGAGCGGCCCCGGTACGCCGCGCTTGCCGCGCGCGTTTGGGCACGTGATGCGGTCCGTGTGGCGGTTACGCGCGAACGGGCAGTGCGCGCCTACGAACTGCCGCCGCAATTCGCGTCTGATCCGGTGACCGAAGAATGA
- a CDS encoding extradiol ring-cleavage dioxygenase, with translation MSLVFVGVCSHGPGITARSERADPDQYARLQAGYARMKRALEDARPDALVIIAAEHFANFFMNNMPSFAIGMAQHYEGPIEDPEWLRIARRNVPGSTAISRKLIDGVMQEVDVSYCEEWKFDHGVMVPLHHLTPDYGLPVIPVNINCQCPPMAPLHRAYALGEAIRHAAEGMSERIAVIGTGGISHWPCTPDSGTINEAWDRDFLERWMRNDRAALLEYSDEEIYREGGQGGYEIRTFIAAAGAAHGSRGDIWCYEPIPAFSCGCTIGVMNLDHA, from the coding sequence ATGAGTCTTGTTTTTGTCGGGGTCTGCAGCCATGGGCCGGGCATCACGGCGCGCAGCGAGCGTGCGGACCCGGACCAGTATGCACGCCTGCAAGCCGGATATGCGCGCATGAAACGCGCGCTGGAAGACGCGCGGCCCGACGCGCTGGTGATCATCGCCGCAGAGCACTTTGCCAACTTCTTCATGAACAACATGCCGTCGTTTGCGATAGGCATGGCGCAGCACTATGAAGGTCCGATTGAAGACCCGGAGTGGTTGCGCATTGCTCGCCGGAACGTGCCGGGAAGCACGGCGATTTCGCGCAAGCTGATCGACGGTGTGATGCAGGAGGTCGACGTCAGCTATTGCGAGGAGTGGAAGTTCGATCACGGCGTGATGGTGCCGTTGCACCACCTGACACCCGATTATGGCTTGCCGGTCATTCCCGTCAACATCAATTGCCAGTGCCCGCCGATGGCGCCGTTGCATCGCGCTTACGCCCTTGGCGAGGCGATTCGTCACGCCGCGGAAGGTATGTCTGAACGTATCGCGGTGATCGGAACCGGCGGTATCTCTCACTGGCCGTGCACACCCGATTCCGGAACGATCAACGAGGCTTGGGATAGGGATTTTCTCGAGCGATGGATGCGCAACGATCGCGCCGCATTGCTCGAATACTCCGATGAGGAAATCTACCGGGAAGGTGGTCAGGGCGGCTACGAAATACGCACCTTCATTGCGGCGGCGGGTGCGGCGCACGGCTCGCGCGGCGATATCTGGTGTTACGAACCCATTCCCGCGTTTTCCTGTGGATGCACGATAGGCGTGATGAATCTCGATCACGCATAG
- a CDS encoding porin has translation MLLTFASMGVARAQSSVTLYGIISVSMEAVNNAGGSSNYQMVGGVPQPSRFGFRVREDLGGKSAVIATLENGFDNVSGKLGQGGRLFGRQAWVGLTNPQWGTLTAGRQYDAFWDYFTSMATLVGNIGQVDHPGDADNLIGTWRYSNSIKYVTPTYRGLNAEVLYAFSNAAGAFGINRAYSVGAGYQTDRFRIAVGYVQIDQPGMANPNGAVSNDYGGAPFLLFRNSPLNPSVGVQRQRNYGIGGYYDFGNGLRWAALIDQVHFTYLDQSSFTLTNYDTSFSYQFTPSLSVLGGYIYSHGRYGGLDARSHWNTAVLSLDYYLSKRTDISLTNNFQRGSGNLATAGFYLNAPSTSGTQNVVMLGLRHKF, from the coding sequence ATGCTACTGACATTTGCTTCGATGGGCGTCGCCCGTGCGCAAAGCAGCGTCACTTTGTACGGCATCATTTCCGTTTCGATGGAGGCCGTGAACAACGCCGGCGGATCGTCCAACTACCAGATGGTAGGCGGCGTACCCCAGCCCAGCCGGTTCGGCTTCAGGGTCAGAGAGGACCTCGGCGGCAAAAGCGCGGTTATCGCCACGCTGGAAAACGGGTTCGACAACGTCAGCGGGAAGCTGGGCCAGGGCGGCAGGCTGTTTGGCCGGCAGGCATGGGTCGGGCTGACCAATCCGCAATGGGGGACGCTCACTGCGGGGCGGCAGTACGACGCGTTCTGGGATTATTTCACCTCGATGGCAACACTGGTCGGCAATATCGGGCAGGTGGACCATCCCGGCGACGCCGACAATCTCATTGGAACATGGCGATACAGCAATTCGATCAAGTACGTCACGCCCACGTACCGCGGCCTCAATGCGGAGGTGTTGTACGCGTTCAGCAACGCGGCGGGGGCGTTCGGCATCAATCGCGCGTATAGCGTGGGTGCAGGCTACCAGACCGATCGTTTCAGGATCGCCGTTGGCTATGTCCAGATCGATCAGCCGGGCATGGCTAATCCCAACGGCGCAGTGAGCAACGATTATGGCGGCGCGCCGTTCCTGCTGTTTCGAAACAGCCCGCTGAATCCGTCTGTGGGCGTGCAACGGCAGCGCAACTATGGAATTGGCGGTTACTACGATTTCGGCAACGGTTTACGGTGGGCCGCGCTGATCGATCAGGTGCATTTTACGTATCTCGATCAATCCAGTTTCACGTTGACGAACTACGACACCTCATTTTCCTACCAATTTACGCCGAGCCTTTCTGTTCTGGGCGGCTACATTTATTCGCATGGCCGATACGGCGGCCTTGATGCCCGCTCGCACTGGAATACGGCTGTGCTGAGCCTCGACTACTACCTGTCGAAGCGCACCGATATCAGCCTGACCAACAATTTCCAGCGTGGTTCAGGGAACCTTGCGACCGCCGGCTTCTATCTGAATGCGCCTTCTACGAGTGGCACGCAGAACGTCGTGATGCTCGGGCTGCGGCACAAATTCTAG
- a CDS encoding aromatic ring-hydroxylating dioxygenase subunit alpha has product MFLKNCWYVAAWSHELIDDALVGKTLLNEKVLLYRGRDDNVVAIEDRCCHRGAPLSLGRLEGNCVRCMYHGLLFDNTGACVQIPGQESIPPSLKVKSYRVVDTGHLVWIWMGDPALADEAAIPDFEYLKKPEWHGMPDYLHYDANYLLIADNLADFNHVSYVHTNTLGGSERYAVEHEQSPLEKRDDGFKLTKWHMNSDLPPFVKKVEKKMGKVDRWNTVEMKVPAFFYLESGFSPAGNGLKEGNRDGVIEFRNFQAMTPETDKTTHFFWVYMHNQKKDIDLISHSLHASILEGFYEDKLIIETQQKVLDADPQFKLKAIAADAPLSHLRWLIEKRVKEESLKV; this is encoded by the coding sequence ATGTTTTTGAAGAATTGCTGGTACGTAGCGGCCTGGAGCCATGAGCTGATCGACGACGCGCTGGTGGGAAAGACCTTGCTCAACGAGAAAGTGCTGCTTTACCGGGGGCGCGACGATAACGTGGTGGCGATCGAGGATCGCTGCTGTCACCGGGGCGCGCCGCTGTCGCTTGGCCGGCTGGAAGGGAACTGCGTGCGCTGCATGTACCACGGGCTGCTGTTCGACAATACGGGCGCCTGTGTCCAGATTCCGGGGCAGGAATCGATTCCTCCGAGTCTCAAGGTAAAGAGCTATCGCGTTGTCGACACCGGGCACCTTGTCTGGATCTGGATGGGCGATCCCGCATTGGCCGACGAAGCCGCGATTCCGGACTTCGAGTACCTAAAGAAACCCGAGTGGCACGGTATGCCGGATTATCTGCACTATGACGCGAACTATCTGCTGATCGCGGACAATCTCGCCGACTTCAACCATGTTTCGTACGTTCATACGAACACGCTCGGCGGCTCCGAACGTTATGCCGTCGAACACGAGCAGAGCCCGCTGGAAAAGCGCGACGACGGTTTCAAGCTGACCAAGTGGCACATGAACAGCGACTTGCCGCCGTTCGTCAAGAAAGTCGAAAAGAAGATGGGCAAGGTGGACCGCTGGAATACGGTGGAAATGAAGGTGCCTGCTTTCTTCTATCTCGAGTCAGGCTTCTCGCCGGCCGGCAATGGACTCAAAGAAGGCAACCGTGACGGTGTGATCGAGTTCCGGAATTTCCAGGCGATGACGCCCGAGACCGACAAGACCACCCACTTTTTCTGGGTGTACATGCACAACCAGAAAAAAGACATCGACCTGATTTCGCATTCGTTGCATGCGAGCATTCTGGAAGGCTTCTACGAGGACAAGCTCATCATCGAGACGCAGCAGAAGGTACTCGACGCGGACCCGCAATTCAAGTTGAAGGCAATCGCCGCGGATGCGCCGCTGTCGCACCTGCGATGGCTCATCGAGAAGCGCGTCAAGGAAGAAAGTCTCAAGGTCTGA
- a CDS encoding PDR/VanB family oxidoreductase codes for MKKIQVVIERRTDEAKDVVSLVLRRPDGENLPAFSPGAHIDLFLPNGMTRQYSLIGDCGDCDETDRYEIAVSKAANSRGGSLCVHVALNEGNALEISEPRNNFPLQPGHDTFQFIAGGIGITPILSMIRHCERRGWPWRLLYLARSRAHAAFHGELSAFGPDRVRFHFDDEAGFLFDFAHTSFIVESGVPIYCCGPAPVMKAVEDFALSHPDNAAFFEWFSPPVESGAGGVATGFDIRLQRSGQVLHVPEDRTILDVLEEHGYALPCSCREGMCRTCETGVIDGVPDHRDYVLSGGERAAGRTMMICVSRAKSPMLVLDV; via the coding sequence ATGAAAAAGATACAGGTTGTGATTGAGCGGCGCACGGACGAGGCGAAAGACGTCGTGAGCCTTGTGCTGCGCCGGCCGGACGGCGAAAACTTGCCGGCATTTTCTCCAGGCGCGCATATCGATCTATTTTTGCCCAACGGAATGACGCGCCAATATTCGCTTATCGGCGACTGCGGCGACTGCGACGAAACGGATCGCTACGAGATAGCCGTCTCGAAGGCTGCCAATAGCCGTGGCGGGTCACTATGCGTGCATGTGGCGTTGAACGAAGGCAACGCGCTTGAGATCAGCGAGCCGCGTAACAACTTTCCGCTGCAACCCGGGCACGACACGTTTCAGTTCATTGCCGGCGGCATTGGCATTACGCCGATTCTTTCGATGATCCGCCACTGCGAACGCCGCGGCTGGCCGTGGCGCCTGCTGTATCTGGCGCGCAGTCGCGCACACGCGGCCTTCCATGGGGAGCTCAGCGCGTTTGGCCCCGACCGTGTACGCTTTCATTTCGACGATGAAGCAGGGTTCCTGTTCGACTTCGCACACACTTCGTTCATCGTGGAGTCCGGCGTGCCGATCTACTGTTGCGGCCCGGCGCCTGTCATGAAAGCGGTGGAGGATTTCGCGTTGAGCCATCCGGACAACGCGGCCTTTTTCGAATGGTTTTCGCCTCCCGTGGAAAGTGGGGCGGGCGGGGTGGCCACCGGGTTCGACATCAGGCTTCAGCGCAGCGGGCAAGTCCTGCACGTACCCGAGGACAGAACAATCCTCGACGTGCTCGAAGAGCACGGGTATGCGTTACCCTGTTCGTGCCGCGAAGGGATGTGCCGCACCTGCGAAACAGGCGTGATAGACGGTGTGCCGGATCATCGCGATTACGTGCTGTCCGGCGGCGAACGCGCAGCAGGCCGCACCATGATGATATGTGTATCGAGGGCGAAAAGCCCCATGCTCGTACTTGACGTTTAA